From Actinopolyspora lacussalsi, a single genomic window includes:
- a CDS encoding molybdenum cofactor synthesis domain-containing protein (product_source=TIGR00177; cath_funfam=3.40.980.10; cog=COG0521; pfam=PF00994; smart=SM00852; superfamily=53218; tigrfam=TIGR00177), giving the protein MDGRYGSVVDHPLREVKTSDPLDPDGDPSAATVSDMERNAQRLGRALVVVVDDRVAQSEQEDTTGPLVTELLEEAGFIVDGSVAVAGETVEIRNALNTAVIGGVDMVITVGGTGVSPRDVTPDATSGVLDRPVPGIAEALRASGLAAGAVDAGVSRGLVGVSGSTLVVNLAGSRAAIRDGMATLTPLVTHVIEQLSGIDGI; this is encoded by the coding sequence ATGGACGGTCGATACGGCAGTGTCGTGGATCACCCGCTCCGCGAGGTGAAGACATCGGATCCACTGGATCCGGACGGCGATCCGTCGGCCGCTACGGTGAGCGATATGGAACGCAACGCGCAGCGGTTGGGACGAGCGCTGGTGGTCGTTGTCGACGACCGGGTCGCGCAGAGTGAGCAGGAGGACACCACCGGTCCGTTGGTGACCGAGCTGTTGGAGGAGGCGGGATTCATCGTCGACGGCAGCGTCGCAGTCGCCGGTGAGACCGTGGAAATCAGGAACGCGTTGAACACAGCCGTGATCGGCGGCGTGGACATGGTCATCACCGTCGGCGGCACCGGGGTGTCGCCGCGCGACGTCACGCCGGACGCCACGTCCGGCGTGTTGGATCGACCGGTTCCCGGGATCGCCGAGGCGCTGCGCGCTTCCGGACTGGCGGCGGGAGCCGTCGATGCGGGGGTTTCCCGTGGTCTGGTCGGCGTCTCCGGCAGCACGCTGGTTGTCAACCTGGCCGGTTCGCGCGCGGCCATCCGGGACGGTATGGCCACGCTGACCCCGCTGGTCACGCACGTGATCGAGCAGCTTTCCGGCATCGACGGCATCTGA
- a CDS encoding hypothetical protein (product_source=Hypo-rule applied) codes for MNQQEYQAGRQPASRRRSRSIDEIFGDVLPETTADERDGSENGGSNSWYIENRPPHHDS; via the coding sequence GTGAACCAGCAGGAATATCAGGCCGGGCGACAACCGGCTTCACGGCGCCGATCCCGTTCGATCGACGAGATTTTCGGCGATGTACTGCCGGAAACCACGGCGGACGAGCGTGACGGTTCCGAGAACGGGGGCTCGAACTCCTGGTACATCGAGAACAGGCCGCCCCATCACGACTCTTGA
- a CDS encoding Flp pilus assembly protein CpaB (product_source=TIGR03177; cog=COG3745; pfam=PF08666; tigrfam=TIGR03177; transmembrane_helix_parts=Inside_1_28,TMhelix_29_51,Outside_52_219) → MRESTADRQLRRGARERLRETMRIQGRRIVLLRRALAAVLLLMAGWYALPAHSGTASRTKTVLTASRDLTPGTRVGPRDVTRVRIPERLVPDRALRQRERVTGEVLARAARRGEPLTDLSLLDDPLTELTTGGETEAAVAIRPADEAVAELLHPGLHVDIVGSRTGNTRILAERATVVAVHPSDGDAEGDTLVVVGLERRRAADVAAAALHESVTMTLR, encoded by the coding sequence TTGCGGGAAAGTACCGCTGACCGACAGCTACGGCGAGGCGCGCGGGAACGGCTGCGCGAGACGATGCGGATACAGGGCAGACGAATCGTGCTGCTCCGTCGTGCCCTGGCGGCCGTGCTGCTGCTGATGGCGGGGTGGTACGCACTGCCCGCGCACTCCGGGACCGCTTCGAGAACGAAGACGGTGCTGACCGCGTCCCGAGACCTGACTCCGGGGACTCGGGTCGGTCCGCGGGACGTCACGAGGGTCCGGATCCCGGAGCGGCTGGTTCCGGACCGAGCACTGCGGCAGCGAGAACGAGTCACCGGCGAGGTCCTGGCACGCGCGGCACGTCGCGGCGAACCACTGACCGACCTGAGCCTGTTGGACGATCCGCTCACCGAGCTGACCACGGGTGGCGAAACCGAGGCCGCGGTCGCGATCCGGCCCGCCGACGAGGCGGTGGCCGAACTGCTTCACCCCGGCCTGCACGTGGACATAGTCGGCAGCAGGACCGGAAACACCCGGATACTGGCCGAGCGAGCGACCGTCGTAGCGGTTCATCCCTCCGATGGGGACGCCGAAGGCGACACACTTGTGGTCGTCGGGCTCGAACGCCGTCGCGCCGCCGACGTGGCCGCGGCGGCGCTGCACGAATCGGTGACGATGACCCTGCGCTGA
- a CDS encoding putative FmdB family regulatory protein (product_source=TIGR02605; cog=COG2331; pfam=PF09723; smart=SM00834; superfamily=63393; tigrfam=TIGR02605), protein MPTYQYACTACGHDFETFQSLSEDSLTDCPECSGRLRKKFNAVGVVFKGSGFYRNDSRGANSSSESGASAGTNSGSGNGSSDNSGSGSSGSSESSGGSSGGSSESSSSGAQTQTSAATN, encoded by the coding sequence GTGCCCACTTACCAGTACGCCTGCACCGCCTGCGGGCACGATTTTGAGACCTTCCAGTCGTTGAGCGAGGACTCGCTCACCGACTGCCCGGAGTGCTCGGGCAGGCTACGGAAGAAGTTCAACGCGGTGGGTGTCGTCTTCAAGGGCAGCGGGTTCTACCGCAACGACAGCCGCGGGGCGAACTCCTCGAGCGAGTCCGGGGCCTCGGCGGGGACGAACTCCGGCTCGGGCAACGGCTCCTCCGACAACTCCGGTTCGGGAAGCTCCGGGAGTTCCGAGTCGTCGGGTGGGAGTTCCGGTGGTTCCTCGGAATCGAGCTCCTCCGGGGCCCAGACACAGACCTCCGCGGCTACGAACTGA
- a CDS encoding 5-formyltetrahydrofolate cyclo-ligase (product_source=KO:K01934; cath_funfam=3.40.50.10420; cog=COG0212; ko=KO:K01934; pfam=PF01812; superfamily=100950; tigrfam=TIGR02727) — MTLSEDELNRKEQWRRRLGSERDALTERTRTEENRALRTTIIEWLSETRITTVCAYVPVGSEPGSPELLDSLVARGHRVLLPVMAGRNPLEWAAYEGPDSLRRATYGLLEPSTPHLGAGAISEAGAVLVPALAVDRRGVRLGKGAGFYDRSLPLADDSAELAAVVRDSEFVEELPAEAHDVRVTGVVTPASGFTRLPV, encoded by the coding sequence GTGACGCTCTCGGAAGACGAACTGAACCGAAAAGAACAGTGGCGACGCAGGCTGGGTTCGGAACGTGACGCGCTCACCGAACGAACCCGTACCGAGGAGAACCGTGCGCTGCGAACGACGATAATCGAATGGTTGTCCGAGACACGGATCACAACCGTCTGCGCCTATGTACCGGTGGGGTCCGAACCCGGATCACCGGAACTGCTCGACAGCCTCGTGGCACGGGGCCACCGCGTGTTGCTGCCCGTCATGGCGGGCAGGAACCCGTTGGAGTGGGCGGCCTACGAGGGGCCGGACTCGCTGCGTCGTGCGACCTACGGACTGCTGGAACCGAGCACGCCCCACCTGGGAGCGGGTGCGATCTCGGAGGCGGGCGCGGTGCTGGTTCCCGCCCTGGCCGTGGACCGACGAGGGGTACGCTTGGGCAAGGGTGCCGGTTTCTACGACCGGTCGTTGCCGCTGGCCGACGATTCGGCCGAGCTCGCGGCGGTGGTTCGGGACTCGGAGTTCGTCGAGGAACTGCCCGCCGAGGCACACGACGTGCGTGTCACCGGAGTCGTGACCCCCGCTTCCGGATTCACCCGCCTACCGGTGTGA
- a CDS encoding UTP--glucose-1-phosphate uridylyltransferase (product_source=KO:K00963; cath_funfam=3.90.550.10; cog=COG1210; ko=KO:K00963; pfam=PF00483; superfamily=53448) produces the protein MSSLTSSQAAAAFRTAIVPAAGLGTRFLPATKSVPKELLPVVDTPGIELVAEEAAEAGADRLVVVTAPDKSSVVEHFHPQPELEATLEARDKQRLLRKVRRAPELITADSAIQDKALGLGHAVACAEPNLGADEDAVAVLLPDDLVYPASADESGVLTRMSEVRSRHGGSVLCAFDVPPERTSSYGVFDVSDTEEPDVKRVRGMVEKPQPAEAPSNLAAAGRYLLDRQVFDALRRIEPGAGGELQLTDAVALLIAEGHPVHVVVHRGTRHDLGNPGGFLKAAVDFALRDSEYGTDLREWLGERLNRS, from the coding sequence ATGAGTAGCCTGACAAGCTCGCAGGCGGCTGCGGCTTTCCGCACCGCGATCGTTCCAGCGGCGGGGCTGGGAACTCGCTTTCTCCCGGCCACGAAATCCGTGCCCAAGGAATTGTTGCCGGTCGTCGACACACCGGGAATCGAACTGGTGGCGGAGGAGGCGGCCGAAGCCGGTGCCGACCGCCTGGTCGTCGTCACCGCTCCGGACAAGAGTTCGGTGGTCGAACACTTCCACCCCCAGCCGGAACTGGAAGCCACTCTCGAGGCCAGGGACAAGCAGCGACTGCTTCGCAAGGTGCGCCGGGCCCCGGAGCTCATCACGGCCGATTCCGCCATTCAGGACAAGGCACTGGGACTCGGGCACGCCGTGGCCTGTGCCGAGCCGAACCTCGGTGCCGACGAGGACGCTGTCGCGGTGCTGCTGCCGGACGATCTGGTCTACCCCGCGAGTGCCGACGAGAGCGGTGTGCTGACCAGGATGTCCGAGGTGCGTTCCCGTCACGGCGGCAGCGTGCTGTGTGCTTTCGACGTGCCGCCCGAGCGAACTTCTTCCTACGGCGTCTTCGACGTTTCCGACACCGAGGAGCCCGATGTCAAACGTGTCCGCGGCATGGTGGAGAAGCCCCAACCCGCCGAGGCCCCATCCAATCTCGCGGCCGCGGGCCGCTATCTGCTCGACCGTCAGGTGTTCGACGCGTTGCGGCGCATCGAACCGGGTGCCGGCGGTGAACTGCAACTGACCGATGCCGTAGCGTTGCTGATCGCCGAGGGGCACCCGGTCCACGTCGTGGTCCATCGCGGGACGCGGCACGATCTGGGAAATCCCGGAGGTTTCCTGAAAGCGGCGGTCGATTTCGCGCTGCGGGACTCCGAGTACGGGACTGACCTGCGAGAGTGGCTGGGCGAACGGTTGAACCGGAGCTGA
- a CDS encoding molybdopterin molybdotransferase (product_source=KO:K03750; cath_funfam=2.170.190.11,2.40.340.10,3.40.980.10; cog=COG0303; ko=KO:K03750; pfam=PF00994,PF03453,PF03454; superfamily=53218,63867,63882; tigrfam=TIGR00177), producing MAIAEAQGLLCAEEVVAERALPGADQAAVDGYAVRSVDVRHAGSEPVELPVVGEVTAGSRQPRRLQPGQTVHVTTGAPLPTLADAVVPVSETDQHPAKVTIWRSVPSAAFVRREGEDVRSGDAAVRRGTAIGPAQVGLLAAVGRSKVLVHPRPRISIIALGPELVDVDRTPGAGQVYDVNSYALAAAARDAGAEVTRVGIVDSDPKRLREVVEGRLLLSEIVIIAGGAGGSAAEEVRSCLAELGELDTTRVAMHPGSTQGFGRLGPDRVPTFLLPANPVSALVVFEVLIRPLLRSALGKANPHRRSIAAELVSPVSSTKGRRGFVRGRLLRDAEGGSYLVQPVGGSDEHLLASLAEANCLMMLDEDVTQAVAGEWLRVSFLSQRS from the coding sequence GTGGCAATAGCGGAGGCACAGGGCTTGTTGTGCGCCGAGGAAGTCGTGGCGGAGCGGGCGTTGCCGGGTGCCGACCAGGCCGCCGTGGACGGTTACGCGGTTCGCAGCGTCGATGTTCGCCACGCCGGTAGTGAACCGGTGGAGCTGCCCGTAGTGGGTGAGGTGACCGCCGGTTCACGACAGCCCCGTCGACTGCAGCCGGGTCAGACGGTTCACGTCACCACCGGTGCCCCGCTGCCGACGCTGGCCGACGCGGTGGTGCCGGTCTCGGAGACGGATCAGCATCCCGCCAAGGTCACGATCTGGCGTTCGGTGCCCTCGGCGGCCTTCGTCCGTCGCGAGGGTGAGGACGTGCGGTCCGGTGACGCCGCGGTCCGGCGGGGCACGGCGATCGGTCCCGCCCAGGTCGGTCTGCTGGCCGCGGTCGGCAGGAGCAAGGTGCTGGTGCATCCCAGACCGCGGATATCGATCATCGCGTTGGGACCGGAACTGGTCGATGTGGACCGTACTCCCGGTGCGGGGCAGGTTTACGACGTGAACTCCTATGCGCTCGCGGCAGCGGCCAGGGACGCCGGTGCCGAGGTGACCAGGGTGGGCATCGTCGATTCCGATCCCAAACGCCTGCGCGAGGTGGTGGAGGGCAGGCTGCTGCTTTCCGAGATCGTGATCATCGCCGGCGGTGCGGGCGGCTCCGCCGCCGAGGAGGTCCGCTCCTGTTTGGCGGAGCTCGGCGAGCTCGACACCACGAGAGTGGCCATGCACCCCGGTTCCACCCAGGGATTCGGACGGCTGGGGCCCGACCGGGTGCCCACCTTCCTGCTCCCCGCCAACCCCGTGAGCGCTCTCGTCGTCTTCGAAGTACTGATAAGGCCGCTGTTGCGCTCGGCGCTGGGCAAGGCGAATCCGCATCGTCGTTCCATAGCAGCGGAGCTGGTATCGCCGGTTTCGTCCACGAAGGGGCGACGCGGTTTCGTGCGGGGCAGACTGCTGCGCGACGCCGAGGGCGGTTCCTACCTGGTGCAGCCGGTGGGCGGCTCCGACGAGCATCTGCTGGCTTCGTTGGCCGAGGCCAACTGCCTGATGATGCTCGACGAGGACGTCACTCAGGCCGTGGCAGGCGAGTGGCTCCGGGTGAGTTTCCTGTCACAGCGGTCCTGA
- a CDS encoding ribosomal-protein-alanine N-acetyltransferase (product_source=KO:K03790; cog=COG1670; ko=KO:K03790; pfam=PF13302; superfamily=55729) — MAGAVPEFELAEGRHPGWPARVGPLVVPAGRVALRPPRLRDAAAWSEVRLRDRDYLRRWEPTGGDWNQRNTSTAWFGQWNALRRMARRGHVLPFVITLDGALAGQLTIGNIIRGALRSGWIGYWVSRQSAGSGVATAAVALAVDHCFGPTGLHRLEATVRPENSPSVRVLEKSGFRREGLFERYLDVAGAWRDHWVYALTREEVPEGAVAALIRAGRAERP, encoded by the coding sequence ATGGCGGGAGCCGTCCCCGAATTCGAGCTCGCCGAGGGCAGACATCCCGGTTGGCCCGCCAGGGTCGGGCCGCTGGTGGTGCCGGCGGGCAGGGTGGCGTTGCGCCCGCCCAGGCTGCGCGACGCCGCCGCTTGGAGCGAGGTGCGGCTGCGGGACAGGGACTACCTGCGGCGTTGGGAACCCACCGGTGGTGACTGGAACCAGCGCAACACGAGCACTGCCTGGTTCGGACAGTGGAACGCGCTGCGCAGGATGGCGAGACGCGGCCACGTGCTGCCGTTCGTCATAACGCTGGACGGTGCGCTGGCGGGGCAGCTCACCATCGGGAACATCATCCGGGGTGCGTTGCGTTCCGGATGGATCGGCTACTGGGTCTCGCGGCAGAGCGCGGGCTCGGGAGTGGCCACCGCCGCCGTGGCGCTGGCCGTGGACCACTGTTTCGGTCCGACCGGACTCCACCGACTGGAGGCGACGGTGCGTCCGGAGAACTCACCCAGTGTGCGGGTCCTGGAGAAGTCGGGGTTCCGGCGCGAGGGGTTGTTCGAGCGGTATCTCGACGTGGCCGGAGCCTGGCGCGACCACTGGGTTTACGCGTTGACCCGGGAGGAGGTCCCCGAAGGGGCGGTGGCCGCGTTGATTCGAGCGGGTCGTGCCGAGCGGCCCTGA
- a CDS encoding hypothetical protein (product_source=Hypo-rule applied; transmembrane_helix_parts=Inside_1_75,TMhelix_76_98,Outside_99_213) — MPDSTAGKSRSSAARDDSDRTDVDDEFDATGREHWRGSDGDETGAGRRYRPGRGGFDPDAAALAARTKYARRQRIVLAMLAVAVVTAVLAGLSWSALWWVHGLTDLLLIGYLGYLRKQVRIEEDVRSRRLARLSGESDERDDERDNGHEGSPHAVTESGYPADEPVPEERPAGARPDVSRPGDAEVLDIDDEDPEFDELDDRLWQPYRRAVGE, encoded by the coding sequence ATGCCTGACAGCACAGCAGGCAAGTCCCGTTCATCGGCCGCGCGGGACGACTCGGACCGAACCGACGTCGACGACGAGTTCGACGCCACGGGACGCGAGCACTGGCGTGGTTCGGACGGCGACGAGACCGGGGCGGGACGGCGTTACCGCCCCGGCCGAGGTGGCTTCGATCCGGACGCCGCCGCGCTGGCGGCACGTACCAAGTACGCGCGCAGACAGCGGATCGTGCTCGCCATGCTCGCGGTGGCCGTGGTGACCGCCGTGCTCGCCGGGTTGTCCTGGTCGGCGCTGTGGTGGGTGCACGGTCTCACCGATCTGCTGCTGATCGGGTACCTGGGGTATCTGCGTAAGCAGGTGCGGATCGAGGAGGACGTGCGCAGTCGCAGGCTCGCGCGGCTCTCCGGTGAGTCGGACGAGCGTGACGACGAGCGTGACAACGGGCACGAGGGCTCCCCGCACGCCGTGACCGAGTCCGGTTACCCGGCCGACGAGCCCGTTCCGGAGGAGAGGCCCGCGGGGGCACGACCGGACGTTTCCCGTCCCGGGGACGCCGAGGTGCTCGACATCGACGACGAGGATCCCGAGTTCGACGAACTCGACGATCGGTTGTGGCAGCCGTACCGCCGTGCGGTGGGAGAATAA
- a CDS encoding uncharacterized protein (DUF1330 family) (product_source=COG5470; cog=COG5470; pfam=PF07045; superfamily=54909), whose protein sequence is MAVDPAADDLARVLDEVPEGPFVMLNLLRFTPDGRSSYEEYSRRARPLLQRYGGEVIYVGDGTTPLVAEEGQDWDAVLLVRYPDREAFSRMVADPEYQQITGLRARGLAEAVLQPTLPWDSRRES, encoded by the coding sequence ATGGCAGTCGATCCCGCGGCGGACGATCTCGCACGCGTGCTGGACGAAGTCCCGGAGGGACCTTTCGTGATGCTCAACCTGCTGCGGTTCACCCCGGACGGCCGCTCTTCATACGAGGAGTACTCGAGGCGGGCCAGGCCCTTGCTGCAGCGTTACGGGGGTGAGGTCATCTATGTCGGCGATGGAACTACACCCCTGGTCGCCGAGGAAGGGCAGGACTGGGACGCGGTGCTGCTCGTCCGATATCCCGATCGGGAGGCGTTCAGTCGTATGGTCGCGGATCCCGAGTACCAGCAGATCACCGGTCTGCGTGCCCGTGGGCTCGCTGAGGCCGTGCTCCAGCCGACTCTCCCCTGGGACTCGCGTCGCGAATCCTGA
- a CDS encoding peptidoglycan/LPS O-acetylase OafA/YrhL (product_source=COG1835; cog=COG1835; superfamily=56371; transmembrane_helix_parts=Inside_1_12,TMhelix_13_35,Outside_36_38,TMhelix_39_61,Inside_62_83) produces the protein MAGAGQPRVADPGLAALGLVSYGAYLWNYPLTLWLRPELGAVAGPLALVLTIVAAALSWRFIEQPVMRGGRPRRGRPSEAATR, from the coding sequence TTGGCAGGAGCTGGACAACCGCGCGTTGCTGACCCGGGGCTCGCGGCACTCGGCCTCGTCTCCTACGGGGCCTACCTGTGGAACTACCCGCTGACCCTGTGGCTGCGGCCCGAACTGGGTGCGGTAGCCGGGCCACTGGCGCTGGTGCTGACCATCGTGGCGGCGGCGCTGAGCTGGCGATTCATCGAGCAACCCGTCATGCGGGGCGGTCGACCACGACGCGGACGCCCGTCCGAAGCCGCAACCCGATGA
- a CDS encoding peptidoglycan/LPS O-acetylase OafA/YrhL (product_source=COG1835; cog=COG1835; pfam=PF01757; superfamily=55729; transmembrane_helix_parts=Outside_1_14,TMhelix_15_34,Inside_35_54,TMhelix_55_77,Outside_78_96,TMhelix_97_114,Inside_115_134,TMhelix_135_157,Outside_158_166,TMhelix_167_184,Inside_185_190,TMhelix_191_210,Outside_211_213,TMhelix_214_236,Inside_237_267) yields the protein MLRHAFPDVFPGAGVVGIVMFFTLSGYLITGVLTKELAIGGRIDYRRFYLRRARRLLPALLAVIVVFVAVAATVDPLDESGSLPRTVAVMLTFTDDLPVIHLGGAAFHCWTLATEEQFYLVWPALLTLAWTRRSVTATLVTTAVIVLAGCVAALIWLWPHPDNAYGLPTSWFVCFVIGAATRLRGHSGWMSARLVPLALAGLAVLSILPLRGHVLTYLLVGPTIATLTAALLLVWSRWQELDNRALLTRGSRHSASSPTGPTCGTTR from the coding sequence ATGCTGCGCCACGCCTTCCCCGACGTATTCCCCGGTGCGGGCGTGGTCGGGATCGTGATGTTCTTCACGCTGAGCGGTTACCTGATCACCGGAGTGCTGACCAAGGAGTTGGCCATCGGCGGAAGGATCGACTACCGGCGGTTCTACCTGCGCAGAGCCCGGAGACTGTTGCCCGCGTTGCTCGCGGTGATCGTCGTGTTCGTCGCGGTGGCGGCGACCGTCGACCCGCTGGACGAGAGCGGCAGCCTGCCCCGCACCGTCGCGGTGATGCTGACGTTCACCGACGACCTGCCGGTCATCCACTTGGGCGGCGCCGCGTTCCACTGTTGGACGCTGGCCACCGAGGAGCAGTTCTACCTGGTATGGCCCGCGCTGCTGACGCTGGCCTGGACACGTCGCAGCGTCACCGCCACGCTCGTGACCACCGCGGTGATCGTGCTGGCCGGTTGTGTGGCGGCGCTGATCTGGTTGTGGCCCCATCCCGACAACGCCTACGGGCTGCCCACCTCGTGGTTCGTGTGCTTCGTGATCGGCGCTGCCACTCGGCTGCGCGGCCACTCGGGGTGGATGTCCGCCAGGTTGGTACCACTCGCCCTCGCGGGGCTCGCGGTGCTGTCGATCCTGCCCCTGCGCGGTCACGTGCTGACCTACCTGCTGGTCGGCCCGACGATCGCCACCCTGACGGCAGCGCTCCTGCTGGTCTGGTCGCGTTGGCAGGAGCTGGACAACCGCGCGTTGCTGACCCGGGGCTCGCGGCACTCGGCCTCGTCTCCTACGGGGCCTACCTGTGGAACTACCCGCTGA